Proteins from one Juglans microcarpa x Juglans regia isolate MS1-56 chromosome 6S, Jm3101_v1.0, whole genome shotgun sequence genomic window:
- the LOC121237657 gene encoding probable Ufm1-specific protease isoform X1, with protein sequence MAEVTEQASSVRVLCPKLVFRKNEPGLQWLIGSPFLPPLTIVSTLRCIHTRSPHGFPSPDYLKESEDIRTLLLKGFEVIGALVIGNSESGKNASEAIDAARRLKKLLSEGGVYPEDEETIGAVADLNNTRGVQFFRTRSDNSRSLELVTSVVYDEHPEKHIWETGCLLRCELPIRFPVYFPAKNGPDAEKMYLRATEAVVAKFKDPRVVYVVETLSKASTEVPRPVILRGVELDFDTALSNIKLLGKDAHDSDPKFLSCVHFCLKSKSDGPILSAENADIIQLSVLLNSSEKSEKSSAPGAEYIPALEEAGLLAVNFKLEVLCYAAKEIPVMYAVSKLIIPGLVDQLNSMKNVILPNLLTEHPQLCPYHFNPPGVLHPITVIYELNYGETEMKQVDIRKSLHLRLGLPSDRPLLRTANALDLSTTNDSARNDTIRKGSTLLKDVHIGIPGSGVPGGIVSLVQGSYEYYHYLQDSFNDLGWGCAYRSLQTIISWFRLQHYSSIDVPSHREIQQALVEIGDKDASFIGSREWIGAIELSFVLDKLLGVCCCFDQVSCRVINVTSGAELPEKCRELALHFENQGTPIMIGGGVLAYTLLGVDYNEASGDCAFLILDPHYTGNEDLKKIVNGGWCGWKKSVDSKGRSFFLHDKFYNLLLPQRPNMV encoded by the exons ATGGCGGAAGTAACCGAGCAAGCAAGCAGCGTACGAGTTCTGTGCCCAAAGCTCGTTTTCCGCAAGAACGAACCGGGCCTCCAATGGCTAATCGGGTCCCCATTTCTCCCGCCACTCACCATCGTCTCCACACTCCGATGCATCCACACTCGCTCTCCCCACGGCTTTCCCTCGCCCGATTACCTCAAAGAATCAG AGGATATTCGGACGTTGCTACTTAAAGGTTTTGAAGTAATCGGAGCATTAGTTATTGGAAATTCGGAGTCCGGGAAGAACGCTAGCGAGGCAATCGATGCCGCCCGTAGATTGAAAAAGCTTCTTTCTGAAGGAGGAGTATATCCAGAGGATGAGGAGACGATCGGTGCGGTTGCTGATTTGAATAATACTAGAGGCGTTCAATTTTTCCGAACCAGATCGGATAATTCAAGGAGCCTGGAATTAGTTACTTCGGTGGTATATGATGAACATCCGGAGAAGCATATTTGGGAGACGGGTTGTTTGCTGCGGTGCGAGCTTCCGATTAGGTTTCCAGTCTATTTTCCTGCAAAAAATGGGCCAG ATGCAGAGAAGATGTATTTGCGTGCGACTGAAGCAGTTGTTGCCAAGTTCAAAGACCCACGGGTTGTATATGTGGTAGAAACATTAAGCAAAGCCTCCACAGAAGTACCTCGACCTGTCATTCTTCGTGGTGTGGAATTGGACTTTGACACAGCTCTTTCAAATATCAAACTGTTGGGTAAAGATGCTCATGATTCTGACCCAAAGTTTCTATCATGCGTGCACTTCTGTTTGAAAAGTAAATCCGACGGACCAATTTTGTCTGCAGAG aatGCAGATATAATTCAACTAAGCGTTCTGCTTAATAGCTCAGAAAAGTCTGAGAAATCCTCTGCACCTGGTGCGGAATATATTCCAG CTTTGGAAGAAGCCGGGCTTTTAGCTGTAAACTTTAAGCTAGAAGTGCTCTGTTATGCAGCCAAAGAGATTCCGGTGATGTATGCGGTTTCGAAGTTAATCATACCGGGTTTAGTTGATCAGTTGAATTCAATGAAGAATGTAATCTTGCCCAATCTCTTAACAGAACATCCTCAG CTTTGTCCCTATCACTTTAATCCTCCCGGAGTTTTGCATCCAATAACTGTTATTTATGAACTGAATTATGGGGAGACAGAAATGAAGCAAG TTGATATTAGAAAATCTCTGCACTTGAGGCTGGGACTACCGTCTGATCGTCCTCTCTTGAGAACTGCTAATGCTCTGGATTTGTCTACAACAAATGACAGTGCAAGGAATGACACAATACGAAAAG GTTCTACTTTGCTTAAAGATGTGCACATTGGAATTCCAGGCAGTGGTG TTCCGGGGGGTATTGTGTCTCTGGTTCAAGGTTCTTATGAATACTATCATTATCTTCAAGACAGTTTCAATGATTTG GGCTGGGGTTGTGCTTACCGGTCCCTGCAGACTATCATTTCGTGGTTCAGACTCCAACACTACTCCTCCATAGATGTTCCTTCACATAG GGAAATACAGCAGGCACTTGTAGAGATTGGCGATAAAGATGCTTCTTTTATTGGATCACGCGAATGGATTGGTGCCATTGAGTTGAGCTTTGTTTTAGACAAACTTCTAGGT GTTTGTTGCTGCTTTGATCAGGTCAGCTGCAGAGTCATAAATGTTACTTCTGGAGCTGAGCTTCCTGAAAAATGTCGAGAGCTGGCCTTGCACTTTGAGAATCAAGGAACGCCCATTATGATCG GTGGAGGTGTTCTTGCATATACGCTATTGGGAGTCGATTACAATGAAGCAAGTGGAGATTGTGCATTCCTTATACTCGATCCTCA
- the LOC121237657 gene encoding probable Ufm1-specific protease isoform X2: MAEVTEQASSVRVLCPKLVFRKNEPGLQWLIGSPFLPPLTIVSTLRCIHTRSPHGFPSPDYLKESEDIRTLLLKGFEVIGALVIGNSESGKNASEAIDAARRLKKLLSEGGVYPEDEETIGAVADLNNTRGVQFFRTRSDNSRSLELVTSVVYDEHPEKHIWETGCLLRCELPIRFPVYFPAKNGPDAEKMYLRATEAVVAKFKDPRVVYVVETLSKASTEVPRPVILRGVELDFDTALSNIKLLGKDAHDSDPKFLSCVHFCLKSKSDGPILSAENADIIQLSVLLNSSEKSEKSSAPGAEYIPALEEAGLLAVNFKLEVLCYAAKEIPVMYAVSKLIIPGLVDQLNSMKNVILPNLLTEHPQLCPYHFNPPGVLHPITVIYELNYGETEMKQVDIRKSLHLRLGLPSDRPLLRTANALDLSTTNDSARNDTIRKGSTLLKDVHIGIPGSGVPGGIVSLVQGSYEYYHYLQDSFNDLGWGCAYRSLQTIISWFRLQHYSSIDVPSHREIQQALVEIGDKDASFIGSREWIGAIELSFVLDKLLGVSCRVINVTSGAELPEKCRELALHFENQGTPIMIGGGVLAYTLLGVDYNEASGDCAFLILDPHYTGNEDLKKIVNGGWCGWKKSVDSKGRSFFLHDKFYNLLLPQRPNMV; the protein is encoded by the exons ATGGCGGAAGTAACCGAGCAAGCAAGCAGCGTACGAGTTCTGTGCCCAAAGCTCGTTTTCCGCAAGAACGAACCGGGCCTCCAATGGCTAATCGGGTCCCCATTTCTCCCGCCACTCACCATCGTCTCCACACTCCGATGCATCCACACTCGCTCTCCCCACGGCTTTCCCTCGCCCGATTACCTCAAAGAATCAG AGGATATTCGGACGTTGCTACTTAAAGGTTTTGAAGTAATCGGAGCATTAGTTATTGGAAATTCGGAGTCCGGGAAGAACGCTAGCGAGGCAATCGATGCCGCCCGTAGATTGAAAAAGCTTCTTTCTGAAGGAGGAGTATATCCAGAGGATGAGGAGACGATCGGTGCGGTTGCTGATTTGAATAATACTAGAGGCGTTCAATTTTTCCGAACCAGATCGGATAATTCAAGGAGCCTGGAATTAGTTACTTCGGTGGTATATGATGAACATCCGGAGAAGCATATTTGGGAGACGGGTTGTTTGCTGCGGTGCGAGCTTCCGATTAGGTTTCCAGTCTATTTTCCTGCAAAAAATGGGCCAG ATGCAGAGAAGATGTATTTGCGTGCGACTGAAGCAGTTGTTGCCAAGTTCAAAGACCCACGGGTTGTATATGTGGTAGAAACATTAAGCAAAGCCTCCACAGAAGTACCTCGACCTGTCATTCTTCGTGGTGTGGAATTGGACTTTGACACAGCTCTTTCAAATATCAAACTGTTGGGTAAAGATGCTCATGATTCTGACCCAAAGTTTCTATCATGCGTGCACTTCTGTTTGAAAAGTAAATCCGACGGACCAATTTTGTCTGCAGAG aatGCAGATATAATTCAACTAAGCGTTCTGCTTAATAGCTCAGAAAAGTCTGAGAAATCCTCTGCACCTGGTGCGGAATATATTCCAG CTTTGGAAGAAGCCGGGCTTTTAGCTGTAAACTTTAAGCTAGAAGTGCTCTGTTATGCAGCCAAAGAGATTCCGGTGATGTATGCGGTTTCGAAGTTAATCATACCGGGTTTAGTTGATCAGTTGAATTCAATGAAGAATGTAATCTTGCCCAATCTCTTAACAGAACATCCTCAG CTTTGTCCCTATCACTTTAATCCTCCCGGAGTTTTGCATCCAATAACTGTTATTTATGAACTGAATTATGGGGAGACAGAAATGAAGCAAG TTGATATTAGAAAATCTCTGCACTTGAGGCTGGGACTACCGTCTGATCGTCCTCTCTTGAGAACTGCTAATGCTCTGGATTTGTCTACAACAAATGACAGTGCAAGGAATGACACAATACGAAAAG GTTCTACTTTGCTTAAAGATGTGCACATTGGAATTCCAGGCAGTGGTG TTCCGGGGGGTATTGTGTCTCTGGTTCAAGGTTCTTATGAATACTATCATTATCTTCAAGACAGTTTCAATGATTTG GGCTGGGGTTGTGCTTACCGGTCCCTGCAGACTATCATTTCGTGGTTCAGACTCCAACACTACTCCTCCATAGATGTTCCTTCACATAG GGAAATACAGCAGGCACTTGTAGAGATTGGCGATAAAGATGCTTCTTTTATTGGATCACGCGAATGGATTGGTGCCATTGAGTTGAGCTTTGTTTTAGACAAACTTCTAGGT GTCAGCTGCAGAGTCATAAATGTTACTTCTGGAGCTGAGCTTCCTGAAAAATGTCGAGAGCTGGCCTTGCACTTTGAGAATCAAGGAACGCCCATTATGATCG GTGGAGGTGTTCTTGCATATACGCTATTGGGAGTCGATTACAATGAAGCAAGTGGAGATTGTGCATTCCTTATACTCGATCCTCA